TCCTCGAGTTCCCGTTCACGGCGCTCATCGGCTGGATCGGCCATCGCGCCCTGAAGCAGGACCGGAGCGGCGACTGGGCGCTGCTCGGAGCATTGACGGCCCTGGGCATGCTGTCGCGGTACTCGATTGTCACACTCTTGATCCCGATGGCGATGTTCATGCTGAACCACCCGGCGGCGCGGCGGCTTCTGATGCGCCCGGGGCCGTATATCGCCCTCGGCCTCGCCATCCTCCTCATTTCGCCGCACCTCCTGTGGATGCACGCCCATGGCTACGAGTCCGTCGCCTATGTGCAGGATCGCGCCCGCGTCGCGGCCGATCCGCTGAACGGTGTCGTGTTCGCCGCCCGCTTTGCGCTGAGCCAGCTGTTCGCCCTGGCCCCGGTGGGCTTCCTCGTCCTCATCCTCACGCAGATCCGCGCCGGCCCGGCGGATCGGATCGTCGCCATCGCACGGGAGCCCGATAGCTTCGATCGACTCTATATTTCCGTGCTGGCCCTAGGCCCCTTCGCCTTCTCGATCTTCATCTCGATCGTGACCGGCCATGGCTTGCGCAGCATGTGGGGCGCGCCGCTTTGGGTGTGGATCACTCTTTGGGTGATCATGATGGTGCGACCGCACTTCACGGCGTTGCGGCTCAAATGGTTTCGCCTCGCATGGGCGGCCCTGTTCGTCTTGCCGCTGGTCGCCTATGCCGGAGCGCAGATGATCGGGCCGATCCTGACCGGGCATGAGCGGCGCACGCATTTTCCCGGCCAGACCTTGGCTGCGAAGGCGACCGAAGCGTGGCACGAGGCCTATGGCACGAAGCTCCGCTATGTCGTCGGACGCATGTGGGTCGCCGGCAACCTCGCCTTCTATTCAGCGGATCGCCCCTCGGTGTTCATCGACGCCAATCCGCGCATCAGCCCGTGGATCGATGACAACGATCTGCGGGTCCGGGGCGGCATCGTCGTTTGGAATCTTTACGTTGATGGCGAAGCCATGCCGGAGTGGCTCGCCAGGAGCTTCCCGACGGCGGTCCCGCAACCCACCGTGATCCTGCCGCTGTCGCGCATCCCCGCACGGATGCCGGTCAAGGTCCGCTGGGCGCTGCTGCCGCCGATGGATTGCCCGGCTCAGCCGGCGGGTGCCGCGAGCGGATGCAAGGCGATCCACTAGGGTTCGAGGCGTCGCGTCATTTGGCCTAGGAGCGCCGCCTCGTCCCAATGGCCCCAGCGCCTGGTCACCTGCCCGCCGCGGCAGGCGATGATCTCGATACCATCGAAGGAGATGCCCGCACCGGATGCAACCAAGCCCAGAAAGGGGCCGTTCTGCGTACCGGTCGCGCGCCATCGGATGGCGGCCATCGCCTGCGTCTCATCGACCACCATGGCCTCGATCGTCGCCGTGAAATCCGGAAACGCACGATAGAGCTGGGCCACGCCGCGGCCAAAGGCGGCGCAGTCGGTCCCGCGCCCGGCGCTGGACTCATCGCTGAAGTCCGGCGCATGGGTCGCCTCGAACAGGGAAAGGTCGCCACCCTGCCAGAGCTGCATCCACCGGCGCCCAAGCGCCTCGAGGGCAGC
Above is a window of Pseudomonadota bacterium DNA encoding:
- a CDS encoding glycosyltransferase family 39 protein — its product is MLQLLAWTLIPALVTDNASLDVIEGFAWGHEWQWGYHKGPPLFAWLLELTRLAGGTSLWGVFLLSQVCLAVMFYGVWRLASDILGDDDAIIAVLLLATIYYFNFPTPEFNPIILEFPFTALIGWIGHRALKQDRSGDWALLGALTALGMLSRYSIVTLLIPMAMFMLNHPAARRLLMRPGPYIALGLAILLISPHLLWMHAHGYESVAYVQDRARVAADPLNGVVFAARFALSQLFALAPVGFLVLILTQIRAGPADRIVAIAREPDSFDRLYISVLALGPFAFSIFISIVTGHGLRSMWGAPLWVWITLWVIMMVRPHFTALRLKWFRLAWAALFVLPLVAYAGAQMIGPILTGHERRTHFPGQTLAAKATEAWHEAYGTKLRYVVGRMWVAGNLAFYSADRPSVFIDANPRISPWIDDNDLRVRGGIVVWNLYVDGEAMPEWLARSFPTAVPQPTVILPLSRIPARMPVKVRWALLPPMDCPAQPAGAASGCKAIH
- a CDS encoding ester cyclase — encoded protein: MDRAALEALGRRWMQLWQGGDLSLFEATHAPDFSDESSAGRGTDCAAFGRGVAQLYRAFPDFTATIEAMVVDETQAMAAIRWRATGTQNGPFLGLVASGAGISFDGIEIIACRGGQVTRRWGHWDEAALLGQMTRRLEP